The proteins below come from a single Microbacterium sp. SLBN-154 genomic window:
- a CDS encoding ABC transporter substrate-binding protein, whose amino-acid sequence MKRSLLLPAAAASLALVLAGCASGGGTPAPTSSDDGAELLTSTPTASSAVDEISWGYNAELPTLDPAQSISRNAGQVIANLCEPLLITQPDFSVEDNLASLEYEDDTTLVLTLKDATFWDGSPVTADDAVYSLERTRDPAQASEWAPYFANVTSITARDDQTLAITLSEPDFVFERALGTLAGAVMQREFSEAAGDQLGSLQGNLMCSGPFTFESSTASSITLAKNADYWNSEREPLTERVTINYLVDGATASAALTAGDVQGMYTFPADATDALSTSSAGEIYLGQSTSQFSFIIGNLEDNPLEDPRLRQALSLGMDRAAVASKVFGQSGTAATSIYGTAITSQLGDEAAVFAPGPDLEAAQALVDEVIAEKGEQRPIVISYTTGVGPEVGQMVLYLQQVAEQLGLAVELNDQPPPVWIEGIMAAQTNPSFDLTFGYGGPVIADPVAVLIDFQPGAISNYTGYDNEIVNDAIATARSASDPAERAEAALAAQEQLAADLPRIPVANVANLLFMSNDLTGAPASSAANTYPWAAVIGGR is encoded by the coding sequence ATGAAAAGGTCCCTCCTCCTGCCCGCGGCTGCGGCATCCCTGGCTCTGGTCCTGGCCGGATGCGCGTCCGGCGGCGGCACGCCCGCACCGACGTCGTCGGACGACGGCGCTGAGCTGCTGACGAGCACTCCGACGGCGTCGTCAGCTGTCGATGAGATCAGCTGGGGCTACAACGCCGAGCTTCCGACTCTCGACCCGGCGCAGTCCATCTCGCGCAACGCGGGTCAGGTCATCGCGAATCTGTGCGAGCCTCTGCTCATCACCCAGCCGGACTTCTCCGTCGAGGACAACCTGGCCTCCCTGGAGTACGAGGACGACACGACCCTCGTGTTGACCCTGAAGGACGCCACGTTCTGGGACGGATCACCCGTGACGGCCGACGACGCCGTGTACAGCCTCGAGCGGACCAGAGATCCCGCGCAGGCGAGCGAGTGGGCGCCCTACTTCGCCAATGTGACCTCCATCACCGCCCGCGATGACCAGACCCTCGCGATCACGCTGAGCGAACCGGACTTCGTCTTCGAACGCGCGCTCGGAACCCTCGCTGGAGCGGTGATGCAGCGGGAATTCTCCGAGGCGGCCGGCGACCAGCTCGGTTCCCTGCAGGGCAACCTGATGTGCTCCGGACCCTTCACCTTCGAGTCGTCCACGGCGAGCTCCATCACGTTGGCCAAGAACGCCGACTACTGGAACAGCGAGCGTGAGCCGCTCACCGAGAGGGTGACGATCAACTACCTCGTCGACGGCGCCACCGCGAGTGCGGCGCTCACCGCGGGCGACGTGCAGGGCATGTACACCTTCCCCGCCGACGCCACCGACGCCCTCAGCACCTCCAGCGCAGGGGAGATCTACCTCGGCCAGTCCACCTCGCAGTTCTCCTTCATCATCGGGAACCTCGAGGACAATCCGCTCGAGGACCCCCGGTTGCGCCAAGCGCTGTCGCTGGGGATGGACCGGGCGGCCGTGGCGAGCAAGGTGTTCGGCCAGTCGGGCACCGCGGCCACCAGCATCTACGGCACCGCCATCACGTCGCAGCTCGGCGACGAGGCGGCGGTCTTCGCGCCCGGTCCCGACCTCGAGGCCGCGCAGGCGCTGGTCGATGAGGTGATCGCCGAGAAGGGCGAACAGCGGCCCATCGTCATCTCCTACACCACCGGCGTCGGCCCAGAGGTGGGCCAGATGGTGCTCTACCTGCAGCAGGTCGCCGAGCAGCTCGGTCTGGCGGTCGAGCTGAACGACCAGCCGCCGCCCGTCTGGATCGAAGGCATCATGGCTGCTCAGACGAACCCGAGCTTCGACCTGACGTTCGGTTATGGCGGCCCGGTGATCGCCGACCCGGTCGCGGTGCTGATCGACTTCCAGCCGGGCGCGATCTCCAACTACACCGGATACGACAACGAGATCGTCAACGATGCGATCGCCACGGCCCGCTCGGCGAGCGACCCGGCGGAGCGTGCGGAGGCCGCTCTCGCCGCGCAGGAGCAGCTGGCCGCTGATCTGCCCCGCATCCCGGTGGCGAACGTCGCGAATCTGCTCTTCATGAGCAATGATCTGACCGGCGCTCCGGCGTCATCCGCTGCCAACACCTACCCGTGGGCCGCCGTCATTGGGGGGCGCTGA
- a CDS encoding PaaX family transcriptional regulator produces the protein MTDSVDQSEGLDLPRKQVGPNPQHLLITLMGDFWHGRAVAVPSSALVEVLGEFDISPASARSALSRLARRGILSLHRDGRSTAYSVREEFLRAGEGRAMRNLRLGGNERPSGWSGRCVLVMTGAVDESRRERGPLRAYLKSGGFARLQEGVWASVAADEDEVRRSLSDLAVPGVVAFSATLLHQGDVSADRWGIKWPIGDVADAYREFIDDFSPYLEQVRKGLLSSREALIVRTRMMDSWRSIVRQDPDLPDELLPADWPRPRARVIFATLYDDLGPLAEARCRQIIADYDPVVAAQTRHMTTRAVTEG, from the coding sequence ATGACGGATTCCGTCGATCAGTCCGAGGGGCTCGACCTGCCGCGAAAGCAGGTGGGCCCCAACCCGCAGCATCTGCTCATCACGCTGATGGGTGACTTCTGGCACGGAAGAGCCGTGGCTGTGCCGTCCTCGGCTCTGGTGGAGGTGCTGGGGGAGTTCGACATCTCGCCCGCCAGTGCCCGCTCCGCGCTGAGCAGGCTGGCGAGGAGGGGCATCCTGAGTCTCCACCGCGACGGTCGCAGCACGGCTTACAGCGTGCGAGAGGAGTTCCTGCGCGCCGGCGAGGGGCGGGCGATGCGCAATCTCCGGCTCGGGGGCAACGAACGGCCATCCGGATGGAGCGGGCGATGCGTGCTGGTGATGACCGGGGCCGTCGACGAATCCCGTCGCGAGCGGGGCCCTCTCCGCGCCTACCTGAAATCGGGCGGATTCGCTCGCCTGCAGGAGGGGGTCTGGGCGTCTGTGGCCGCCGACGAGGACGAAGTGCGACGGAGTCTGTCGGACCTGGCCGTCCCCGGCGTCGTCGCCTTCTCCGCGACCCTGCTCCACCAGGGCGACGTCTCTGCCGATCGGTGGGGGATCAAGTGGCCCATCGGTGATGTCGCCGACGCCTATCGGGAGTTCATCGATGATTTCTCGCCGTATCTCGAGCAGGTCCGCAAGGGTCTCCTCTCGTCGCGGGAGGCGTTGATCGTCCGGACGCGGATGATGGACAGTTGGCGCTCGATCGTGCGGCAGGATCCGGATCTGCCCGACGAGCTTCTGCCCGCAGACTGGCCGCGTCCTCGCGCACGAGTCATCTTCGCGACTCTGTACGACGACCTCGGACCCCTCGCCGAAGCCCGGTGTCGCCAGATCATCGCTGATTACGACCCGGTGGTGGCCGCGCAGACGCGGCACATGACGACACGGGCGGTGACGGAGGGCTGA
- a CDS encoding cytochrome P450, whose amino-acid sequence MTTPRDAHVGDYDPLASDDPEDVRATFDDLRGRCPVAHSSAYGGFWTLSRYEDVRAAASDSQTFISSVAAVIPRDPRGLRRPPLNFDAPAHTPYRRALDRTLQRSRLDHLEPRLWEHARRELAPMLARGGGDVAQEYGVRFPAWLTTEWLNLPSDIAPELAETSFRWVSAWRDQDRDTVNEASAAMYEMAWDLLRARKADPLPVEEDPASSLLAERVDGEPLLDENLVGALRQCLVVGMVAPPILLGSVTQHLSDDRELQDRLRANPELMPAAVEEFVRLYSPYRGFARTVSEAITLHGREIQPEEPIALSYVAANRDPEMFENPNEFILDRPNIRQHLGFGRGRHRCAGMPLARLGIRVALTHLLQATASFHVNGPTVGARMPEVGLTSVPLELTPARQEPRLGQMARA is encoded by the coding sequence GTGACGACTCCACGAGATGCGCATGTCGGTGATTACGACCCGCTGGCGTCGGATGATCCGGAAGACGTGCGCGCGACTTTCGACGATCTCCGCGGTCGGTGCCCGGTCGCCCACTCCTCGGCCTACGGCGGGTTCTGGACGCTCAGTCGCTACGAGGATGTCCGCGCTGCGGCATCCGATTCTCAGACCTTCATCTCCTCGGTCGCGGCGGTCATCCCGCGCGATCCCCGCGGACTTCGGCGGCCTCCCCTGAACTTCGACGCTCCGGCGCATACGCCGTACCGTCGCGCGCTCGACCGGACGCTTCAGCGGTCGCGGCTCGACCACCTCGAACCGCGACTGTGGGAGCATGCGCGACGCGAGCTCGCGCCCATGCTCGCGCGTGGAGGTGGGGATGTCGCCCAGGAGTACGGCGTCCGATTCCCGGCCTGGCTGACCACGGAGTGGTTGAATCTCCCGTCGGATATCGCACCCGAGCTGGCTGAGACGTCGTTCCGCTGGGTATCGGCGTGGCGGGATCAGGACCGCGACACCGTCAACGAAGCCAGCGCGGCGATGTACGAAATGGCGTGGGATCTGTTGCGGGCCCGCAAGGCAGACCCGCTCCCGGTAGAAGAAGACCCCGCCAGCTCGCTCCTGGCCGAGCGGGTCGACGGCGAGCCCTTGCTCGACGAGAACCTCGTCGGCGCCCTGCGTCAGTGCCTCGTGGTCGGGATGGTCGCTCCGCCCATCCTCCTCGGTTCGGTGACCCAGCACCTGTCCGACGATCGCGAACTGCAGGATCGGCTTCGCGCCAACCCCGAACTGATGCCCGCGGCGGTCGAGGAGTTCGTGCGTCTCTACTCGCCGTACCGGGGCTTCGCACGCACCGTCTCCGAGGCGATCACTCTTCACGGTCGCGAGATCCAGCCCGAGGAACCCATCGCACTGTCCTACGTCGCAGCCAACCGCGACCCTGAAATGTTCGAGAACCCCAACGAGTTCATCCTCGATCGGCCGAACATCCGCCAGCACCTCGGATTCGGCCGTGGCAGGCACCGATGCGCGGGCATGCCCCTCGCTCGACTCGGCATCCGCGTCGCGCTCACGCATCTCCTGCAGGCGACCGCGTCGTTCCATGTCAACGGCCCGACTGTCGGGGCCCGCATGCCGGAGGTGGGTCTGACCTCGGTGCCGCTCGAACTGACGCCGGCGCGGCAGGAGCCTCGTCTGGGTCAGATGGCGCGCGCGTAG
- a CDS encoding LysR family transcriptional regulator: MDVRRLDLLRELAERGSITAVAAATHRTPSAVSQQLKVLEREAGLPLTERVGRGIQLTSAGHALARSAGEVAVALERATALWDEFRNHPSGEVRLATFPSAGQVLLPQVLQEVSRTPGLILACADGDHELLDFPSLTADFDIVLAHSLRGARAWGGRGLRVVPLMTEALDIALPADHRLAGRSYLTAGDVVDEPWIGVPIGFPFERILHDIEEAAGRQATIFQRISDLRMVEAFVAAGLGVSLIPRSTSGGIDPSRVVLKPLRGVDTERDIVALLRPDTAERLAVRTVLSILQSKAAQIEAAHAAA, from the coding sequence ATGGATGTGCGTCGACTGGACCTTCTCCGCGAGCTGGCGGAACGCGGCAGCATCACCGCCGTCGCCGCCGCCACGCACCGCACCCCTTCGGCGGTCTCGCAGCAGCTGAAGGTGCTCGAGCGCGAGGCCGGCCTCCCTCTCACCGAGCGCGTCGGGCGCGGCATCCAGCTCACCAGCGCCGGCCACGCGCTCGCCCGCAGCGCCGGCGAAGTGGCCGTCGCACTCGAGCGCGCAACCGCCCTCTGGGACGAGTTCCGCAATCACCCGAGCGGCGAGGTCCGCCTGGCCACCTTCCCCTCGGCGGGCCAGGTGCTTCTCCCACAGGTTCTGCAGGAGGTTTCGAGAACCCCCGGCTTGATCCTGGCGTGCGCGGACGGGGATCACGAGCTCCTGGACTTCCCCTCACTCACCGCCGACTTCGACATCGTGCTCGCGCACTCCCTGCGCGGCGCACGGGCCTGGGGTGGGCGGGGTCTGCGCGTGGTCCCGCTCATGACCGAGGCGCTCGACATCGCCCTCCCCGCCGATCACCGCCTCGCCGGCCGGAGCTACCTCACCGCCGGCGACGTCGTCGACGAACCGTGGATCGGGGTGCCGATCGGCTTCCCGTTCGAACGCATCCTCCACGACATCGAGGAGGCAGCCGGGCGGCAGGCGACGATCTTCCAGCGCATCAGCGATCTGCGAATGGTCGAAGCGTTCGTGGCCGCCGGACTCGGAGTCTCCCTCATCCCCCGCTCCACCTCGGGCGGGATCGACCCGAGTCGCGTGGTCCTCAAGCCCCTGCGCGGGGTGGACACCGAGCGAGACATCGTCGCGCTGCTTCGCCCCGACACCGCCGAGCGCCTCGCGGTGCGCACCGTCCTCTCCATCCTCCAGTCGAAGGCCGCCCAGATCGAAGCGGCACACGCCGCAGCCTGA
- a CDS encoding cation transporter translates to MTGQTVRFGHTELPDRQREVLRRAIRLEWITIGFLVVSVTLVGLVLGNSQAMKAAWIEDLLSFLPPIAFLVAVRVSRTLPSAKHPYGQHRSVAIGHLVAAVALTTMGTYLIVDSALGLILLEHPTIGTVEVFGLTIWLGWLMIGVMAAIALPPVFIGRAKMHLAEELHDKVLYADADMNKADWMTAVGSIIGVTGIGLGIWWLDGAAAVFIAASILWDGLRNMGAAVTDLMDARATTFDDKKPHPVAIAVDDYLRSLRWVDDAGSRVRDEGHVFHIEAFVVPRKGRTPSLDTLEDARRACIDLDWKVQDIVVVPVRELPEVVDHRR, encoded by the coding sequence ATGACCGGCCAGACGGTGCGGTTCGGACACACCGAGCTGCCCGACCGTCAGCGCGAGGTGCTGCGGCGCGCGATCCGCCTCGAGTGGATCACCATCGGGTTCCTCGTCGTATCGGTCACCCTGGTGGGTCTGGTCCTCGGCAACTCGCAGGCGATGAAGGCCGCATGGATCGAGGACCTTCTCTCCTTCCTGCCGCCGATCGCCTTCCTCGTGGCGGTGCGGGTCAGTCGCACCCTCCCGAGCGCGAAGCATCCCTACGGTCAGCACCGCTCGGTCGCGATCGGACACCTCGTGGCTGCGGTCGCGCTGACGACGATGGGCACGTACCTCATCGTCGACTCCGCGCTCGGTCTCATCCTGCTCGAGCATCCGACGATCGGAACTGTCGAGGTCTTCGGCCTGACGATCTGGCTCGGCTGGCTCATGATCGGCGTCATGGCCGCGATCGCGCTCCCCCCGGTGTTCATCGGTCGCGCCAAGATGCACCTGGCTGAGGAGCTGCACGACAAAGTGCTGTATGCCGACGCCGACATGAACAAGGCCGACTGGATGACCGCAGTGGGATCCATCATCGGTGTCACCGGCATCGGCCTCGGGATCTGGTGGCTGGACGGCGCCGCCGCCGTCTTCATCGCCGCCAGCATCCTCTGGGATGGTCTGCGCAACATGGGGGCGGCAGTGACCGACCTGATGGACGCCCGCGCCACCACCTTCGACGACAAGAAGCCGCATCCGGTGGCGATCGCCGTCGACGACTACCTCCGGAGCCTGAGGTGGGTGGATGACGCGGGCAGCCGCGTGCGCGACGAGGGCCATGTGTTCCACATCGAAGCCTTCGTCGTTCCACGGAAGGGGAGGACGCCGTCGCTCGATACCCTCGAGGACGCCCGCCGGGCCTGCATCGACCTGGACTGGAAGGTGCAGGACATCGTCGTGGTTCCGGTGCGCGAACTCCCCGAGGTCGTCGACCACCGCCGGTGA
- a CDS encoding phage holin family protein, with the protein MSGPTPSEQKAATTSLGDLLGEVTRDLSTLMRQEVALAKAELKESAGKTAKGAGELGGAAYAAMMAIFFLSVALWWALSLLVDGGWAAVIVAVIWAAIALVLFAVGRGEMKKVQGAPQTVETLKEIPETLRRNEENR; encoded by the coding sequence ATGAGCGGCCCTACTCCGTCTGAGCAGAAAGCGGCCACGACATCGCTCGGCGACCTGCTGGGCGAGGTGACGAGAGACCTGTCGACGCTGATGCGTCAGGAAGTGGCCCTGGCCAAAGCCGAGCTGAAGGAGTCAGCCGGCAAGACCGCCAAGGGAGCGGGTGAGCTGGGCGGCGCTGCGTACGCCGCGATGATGGCGATCTTCTTCCTGTCGGTGGCGCTGTGGTGGGCGCTCTCGCTGCTCGTCGACGGAGGCTGGGCGGCCGTGATCGTCGCGGTGATCTGGGCGGCCATCGCGCTGGTCTTGTTCGCCGTCGGACGCGGCGAGATGAAGAAGGTCCAGGGTGCTCCGCAGACCGTGGAGACCCTGAAGGAGATCCCGGAAACGCTGAGAAGGAATGAGGAGAACCGATGA
- a CDS encoding DUF3618 domain-containing protein has product MSDSPEAIRADIERTRRELGGDVDALADKVSPAKIMERRTSAVKDAVGSVRDRIMGAADDAGSTLSDAGGAIGSATHRAAAKAEGNPLAVGLIAFGAGLLAASLVPASSKEKELAHTVKEKAQPLVDEVTEVAKDAGAHLREPAKEAAAAVKESAAESVGAVKDETASAMAEVKDQADVSRQHMAD; this is encoded by the coding sequence ATGAGCGATTCACCGGAAGCGATCCGCGCCGACATCGAGCGCACGAGGCGCGAGCTCGGCGGCGACGTCGACGCCTTGGCCGACAAGGTGTCGCCGGCCAAGATCATGGAACGACGCACGAGCGCGGTCAAGGACGCCGTCGGGTCGGTGCGCGATCGCATCATGGGAGCCGCGGATGATGCCGGCTCGACCCTGTCGGACGCGGGCGGGGCGATCGGGTCGGCGACCCACCGCGCCGCGGCGAAGGCCGAAGGAAATCCGTTGGCGGTAGGCCTCATCGCGTTCGGCGCGGGACTCCTGGCGGCGTCGCTGGTCCCGGCGTCGTCGAAGGAGAAAGAGCTCGCCCACACCGTCAAAGAGAAGGCGCAGCCGCTCGTCGACGAGGTGACCGAGGTCGCCAAGGACGCGGGGGCACACCTGCGCGAGCCGGCCAAGGAGGCGGCAGCCGCGGTGAAGGAATCCGCTGCCGAATCGGTGGGCGCCGTGAAGGACGAGACCGCTTCTGCAATGGCGGAAGTCAAGGACCAGGCTGACGTGTCCCGCCAACACATGGCGGACTGA
- a CDS encoding DUF7882 family protein, whose amino-acid sequence MGKFIYDGLVKVDFEDRLLLHLQMVIAAKLRRGEAFNFTWKDDSSIGDGRTTVWVHPRCSIVYKFYGSRRPAINRAWIEALAYTANAPTGLYIVPEPQTDQLRLDEAGTI is encoded by the coding sequence GTGGGAAAATTCATCTATGACGGCCTCGTCAAGGTCGACTTCGAGGATCGTCTCCTTCTGCATCTGCAGATGGTGATCGCTGCCAAGCTCCGGCGGGGCGAGGCGTTCAATTTCACTTGGAAGGACGACAGCAGCATCGGCGACGGGCGCACGACCGTATGGGTCCACCCGCGGTGCTCGATCGTATACAAGTTCTACGGCAGCCGTCGGCCTGCGATCAACCGCGCATGGATCGAGGCGCTTGCCTACACGGCCAATGCGCCGACGGGGCTGTACATCGTTCCCGAACCCCAGACCGACCAGCTCCGGCTCGACGAGGCAGGAACCATCTGA
- the pdxH gene encoding pyridoxamine 5'-phosphate oxidase, which translates to MTDPLARHTDYGAESLKESDVADDPIVQFSAWLEDAATRGVYEPNAMVLGTVDADGTPSSRTVLLRAVDADGFVFYTDRSSRKGRALAAHPVATLLFPWYTLHRQVNVTGEVAAVDDAESDAYWASRPHGSRVAGTASAQSQSIGSRAELDARVAEVEAAFPEGREVPRPARWGGYRLRPRRIEFWQGRTSRLHDRLVFTRDESRGDWSVERLQP; encoded by the coding sequence GTGACCGACCCGCTCGCCCGACACACGGATTACGGCGCCGAGAGCCTGAAGGAATCGGATGTCGCGGACGATCCGATCGTGCAGTTCTCAGCCTGGTTGGAGGATGCCGCGACGCGCGGTGTCTACGAGCCGAACGCGATGGTGCTCGGCACCGTTGACGCCGACGGCACACCGTCGAGCCGGACCGTGCTGCTGCGCGCCGTGGATGCCGACGGCTTCGTGTTCTACACCGACCGGTCGTCGAGGAAGGGGCGGGCGCTCGCAGCTCACCCCGTGGCGACCCTCCTCTTCCCCTGGTACACGCTGCACCGGCAGGTGAACGTCACCGGCGAGGTGGCGGCTGTCGACGACGCGGAGTCGGACGCCTATTGGGCGTCGCGGCCGCACGGGTCGCGCGTGGCGGGAACGGCGAGCGCGCAGTCGCAGTCGATCGGATCGCGCGCCGAGCTCGACGCGCGCGTGGCGGAGGTCGAGGCGGCCTTCCCCGAGGGGCGCGAGGTGCCTCGTCCCGCGCGTTGGGGCGGCTACCGGCTGCGCCCTCGACGGATCGAGTTCTGGCAGGGCCGCACGTCGCGCCTCCACGACCGGCTGGTTTTCACCCGTGACGAATCCCGTGGTGACTGGAGCGTCGAACGACTGCAGCCATAG
- a CDS encoding DUF1269 domain-containing protein encodes MSTKNLALVVGSYDDTAQASEDYQALRSGQDSGGYEIIGAVVLTRDEDGKVQVKEHGDKSVGRGAAIGAGAGVVVGLFAPPLLAATAVGAGIGAILGKIKKNREEKQFGVDVDEYLSPGTSAVIAVVDDKWADRVEKALVRSDKRISKAIDSDDYDRLRKAIEESADDIVEQINS; translated from the coding sequence ATGAGCACGAAGAACCTCGCACTGGTCGTCGGATCGTACGACGACACCGCGCAAGCATCGGAGGACTATCAGGCGCTGCGAAGCGGTCAGGACTCCGGGGGCTACGAGATCATCGGCGCCGTGGTCCTCACCCGTGACGAAGACGGCAAGGTCCAGGTGAAAGAGCACGGCGACAAGTCGGTCGGCCGAGGCGCGGCGATCGGCGCCGGTGCGGGAGTCGTCGTGGGCCTGTTCGCTCCCCCTCTGCTCGCCGCCACGGCGGTGGGCGCGGGAATCGGAGCGATCCTGGGGAAGATCAAGAAGAACCGCGAGGAGAAGCAGTTCGGCGTCGACGTCGACGAGTACCTCAGCCCCGGGACGTCAGCCGTCATCGCCGTCGTCGACGACAAGTGGGCCGATCGCGTCGAGAAAGCCCTGGTGCGCTCCGACAAGCGCATCAGCAAGGCCATCGACTCCGACGACTACGACCGGCTTCGCAAGGCGATCGAAGAGTCAGCCGACGACATCGTGGAGCAGATCAACTCCTGA
- a CDS encoding ABC transporter ATP-binding protein yields the protein MTQADGAGAQPAVLRARSLTRTYGKGESAFTALRGVDLSVERGRSVAIVGKSGSGKSTLMHLLALLDKPTIGDVEVEGRPASRLRAGELNPLRNKTFGFVFQQFFLTAGQTVFENVSLPLVIAGMPAAERRERTMASLEALGLADKAKNRANDLSGGQKQRVVIARALVNDPSVIFADEPTGNLDTATGAQVEDILFGLQRERGITLVVVTHDPDLAARCDSAVTIADGQIVARTGVAA from the coding sequence ATGACACAAGCGGATGGCGCCGGCGCGCAGCCGGCGGTCCTCAGGGCGAGATCCTTGACCCGGACGTATGGGAAGGGGGAGTCGGCGTTCACCGCGCTGCGCGGTGTCGATCTGAGCGTGGAACGCGGCCGCTCGGTCGCGATCGTCGGGAAGTCAGGGTCGGGCAAGTCGACGCTGATGCACCTGCTGGCGCTCCTGGACAAACCGACCATCGGTGATGTCGAGGTGGAAGGCCGTCCCGCCTCACGGTTGCGGGCGGGTGAGCTGAACCCGCTGCGGAACAAGACGTTCGGGTTCGTGTTCCAGCAGTTCTTCCTCACGGCCGGCCAGACGGTGTTCGAGAACGTGAGCCTGCCGCTCGTGATCGCCGGAATGCCCGCGGCCGAGCGGCGCGAGCGCACGATGGCCTCTCTCGAGGCGCTCGGCCTTGCCGACAAGGCCAAGAACCGCGCCAACGACCTCTCGGGCGGACAGAAGCAGCGCGTGGTGATCGCCCGCGCCCTCGTGAACGACCCGTCGGTGATCTTCGCCGACGAGCCCACCGGGAACCTCGACACCGCGACGGGGGCCCAGGTCGAAGACATCCTGTTCGGTCTTCAGCGTGAGCGCGGCATCACCCTCGTCGTGGTCACCCACGACCCCGACCTCGCCGCGCGCTGCGACAGCGCCGTGACGATCGCCGACGGACAGATCGTCGCCCGAACGGGGGTGGCGGCATGA
- a CDS encoding ABC transporter permease, producing MKTTDIVRMASKNAFRSKLRTTLTVLSLFVGAFTLTLTTALGAGVNDYVERQVATLSNGDILLVSPAATVETGDGPTEYDPDGRQQGAAGNPLTSGTLLNSDDIEAIEQIDGVRNVEAISGVTVDWIAESGSSSDARYEIDINPTSSIGQSDLVAGEQLDQESSQDQIVLPEEFVDALGFSGAEESIGKTVALGYTDAAQQEQEVTATVVGIARESLFAAGAGANSALTTVIADAQSADGAPDAWPLAVAQLQPEDGETVTAEEIQRVKDDLADADLAGQTIEDQLGIVQTIINGIIGVLNAFAVVALVAASFGIINTLLMSVQERTREIGLMKAMGMSNARVFTLFSLEAVFIGFLGSVIGALVAIGLGSVLSVALADTVLSALPGLQILLFTPANVIGVIVIIMLIAFLAGVLPARRAARQDPIESLRYE from the coding sequence ATGAAGACCACCGACATCGTGAGAATGGCGTCGAAGAACGCCTTCCGCAGCAAGCTGCGCACCACCCTCACCGTTCTGAGCCTCTTCGTCGGCGCCTTCACGCTGACCCTCACCACCGCCCTCGGGGCAGGCGTGAATGACTACGTCGAACGCCAGGTGGCCACGCTCAGCAACGGCGACATCCTCCTCGTCAGCCCCGCGGCGACGGTCGAGACCGGCGACGGTCCCACCGAGTACGACCCCGACGGCCGCCAGCAGGGCGCCGCGGGCAACCCTCTGACCTCCGGAACCCTGCTCAACAGCGACGACATCGAAGCGATCGAGCAGATCGACGGCGTTCGCAACGTCGAGGCGATCAGCGGGGTGACCGTCGACTGGATCGCCGAGTCGGGCTCCTCGTCCGACGCGCGCTACGAGATCGACATCAATCCGACATCCTCGATCGGCCAGAGCGACCTCGTCGCCGGCGAGCAGCTCGACCAGGAAAGCTCGCAGGACCAGATCGTGCTGCCCGAGGAGTTCGTCGACGCGCTGGGCTTCAGTGGCGCCGAGGAGTCGATCGGCAAGACCGTGGCCCTCGGATACACCGACGCCGCACAGCAGGAACAGGAGGTGACGGCCACCGTCGTGGGCATCGCTCGCGAGAGCCTCTTCGCCGCGGGCGCCGGCGCCAACTCGGCGCTCACGACGGTCATCGCCGATGCCCAGTCGGCGGACGGAGCGCCCGACGCGTGGCCGCTCGCGGTCGCGCAGCTCCAGCCGGAGGACGGGGAGACCGTCACGGCGGAGGAGATTCAGCGGGTGAAGGACGACCTCGCCGACGCAGACCTTGCGGGGCAGACCATCGAGGATCAGCTGGGCATCGTCCAGACCATCATCAACGGCATCATCGGGGTGCTCAACGCCTTCGCCGTGGTCGCGCTCGTCGCAGCATCCTTCGGCATCATCAACACCCTCCTGATGAGCGTGCAGGAACGAACCCGCGAGATCGGCCTCATGAAGGCGATGGGCATGTCCAACGCCCGGGTCTTCACCCTGTTCAGTCTCGAGGCGGTCTTCATCGGATTCCTCGGCTCGGTGATCGGCGCCCTGGTCGCGATCGGGCTGGGCTCGGTGCTGTCCGTCGCCCTCGCCGACACCGTGCTCTCCGCACTCCCCGGACTGCAGATCCTCCTGTTCACCCCCGCGAACGTGATCGGCGTCATCGTCATCATCATGCTCATCGCGTTCCTCGCCGGCGTGCTCCCCGCCCGTCGTGCCGCCCGGCAGGACCCCATCGAGTCGCTCCGGTACGAGTGA